The following DNA comes from Watersipora subatra chromosome 8, tzWatSuba1.1, whole genome shotgun sequence.
AGACCCTAGGCCACAACCTTACCAGATGACACATGTTGATGATGAGCCAATTGATGGGGCAGAGGGATCTAATGCTAACACTGATATTGATACGCCACCTAATGCAGACTATCCTAATCCTGGGGCAAATGAACCCAGGAGATCCAGTCGTCACTCCCAGCCCCCGCATTACTTGAAAGATTATGTGACAGGTTAACAGAGATGCGGACAGCAGTCTAATTGTAACATGAAACTAAGTGGTCTGGTTGATCACTATTTTATACAGCTGCGTTCTATTTGTTTGATAAATGTTTTGTTACGAATGAACTATTCGTCTATAAACGAAAGGAAGGATGTAATgtcggagttgtctactcaataTGTATATTGACATTGCATCATCATTTCATCAGACTATGTATTGCATCATCTTTTCATCAGACTATGTGTGATGATGACAGTGGTAATAAGGAGTTGAATCACTTAGAATTGGATTGTGTATGCGTATAGACATAGTTACATACAGAGAATAAACTGTACTTTAAACTGCAAACTTctacacttatatatatatacacgcaaGAGACATTACAATGACACCGCTTACTAACATAACAAATGACTCATACTCACTGGACTCATTAATCACAACATATTCACACAAAAACTGACACTTAACTGACATCAAATCACATACCAATTCATCTGACAATCATTATTTTAGGCTTTGCCATTTTGAGTCCGTGCAAGAAAAAACTATAATTATACGCAAATTCGTTAGGAAAGTAAAAATCCAACAGGTGATTACTTGCCATAATTTTAGTTTAGGGTTTCCAATTTAATTGCATCACAACCAGCAAATTAACTTAATAGGACGTGACACTTTTGTAAGAAAATGAAGCTATttccaaaaaaatgttttagtatAGCAATCAGAAAGTTCTGTAAGTTATATTACGATGACTAAATGTCCTGAAAATAGCATAATTAAAAAGATCTCACTGTCGACAAGCATTACATTTTTTAACATCAAATCCTATTTATGGTAGAACAAATGTTACGTTGTATCGCCTTTGTACTAGATGCGTTCAAATTGCGTAGGGATTTTCCATTTTCGCAGCCGATATTGATTACGCAATCAGGAGAAATTTAACATTTATCTCGGCCAATTAAATCAAGCGAAACAATTAACAGTATTTAACAACACAGCAAGCACTAATCGCTGTGTGCCGTGTTTTTACAACGTTGAAGGTGTGCTCATTACAAACACACTTCAACTCCAAAAAAGACCTTAGGTTTTGTTGGAAACTTCGTGGTGCAATCGGAAAGGCGGAGCTTAGTACTGGAGACCCCCGTTGTAAACGGTTGCGTTCCAGTATTATCAACTGGTGGTGCAACTACGCTTAATCGTTCATCAATATGAATATAAAGCGTACAGCTGATAGTTATTAGCAGACTAGTAGTTTAGAGTCGAGCAGAATATCATCTTCGAGTGAAAACAAATCACTACCAAGGTTCAAATATCTACTTTTTTGTCTAACAAGTTTTAGCCAAGGCCGCACAAGCTTCTTGACAATTAAAAAGTAAGTGGCGTAAGTGATATTATGTCACTACTTTCATTATTcttttgttttataattaaaCGTGAAATTTTGTTAATGTATTTTTGTGTGCAAGTCTGACGAGTTTGACCAATGTATATATCCTCAAATATATACTTCGGCTAttaaagtttaaacattttgcttGAAATATGTTTGAATTTTGTTTACTGATTTGTTTGTTGGTAAAATGCAACAAATACTTGTGATCTGTGTTTTAGAATGGTGAAGAAAGGGTCTAAGAGAATGCTGAACACCGGCAACACTATTCGACAGTATCATAGAGGTCCAGTCCTCCGACAGTACCAAAGGTATGGATGTCTGGTGGTGGGTAACAGCATTGAAAGAACAGACACGCGAGCTGCAAAGGTCATGAAGGAAGTCATGAATGTGCTACCTAACAATACCACTGGTGTAGAGCTGTCACTTAACAAGCAGCGTCGTTGGGAGCTTCCATCttatatgaaaaacaaaactgaAATCGAATCAGATAACAAAGATGTACAGGTACATTTGCCATGTTAGCTTTCGACTACTAACTGTTTTACTGTATTATGACAATGATTTCTAGAGATAGTACCGGTGTGCTAAGTTTGCTCTCTCGCTTTACTTTTTTTAATATTCGAACTAAACTGTTAACAAGTTTGTTTATAATTGGCACTGTGATGACCTTATATGACATacagttttcatttttcagaTCACCGTAATGGAGCATCGAATGAGTGTGCCAGTTTTCCGACCCATTGATGAGTGGGATAAGTGCACATCGTACTACAGTAACCATGGTGCTGTTCGTCAGTGTGTGTCTAGTACGGAAATGAATGTCAAATCCGCCAAACAAGGCCACAGGGATGAAGATCACCTCTGTAAACTTGAGAGGCGAGAATTCAAAAAAGCTAAACAACGAGCTGGATTTGGTAACTCATTTATACTTTCTAGAAAAAAATTAGGCTGATTAGCTGAAAAAAGTGAGGTTTTTGTATTTTACATTCTATAAGCTAGAtgaatttatgaaaaaataCTTCTGTCTATTTTATTGATCTCAATTAGTGATGagctgtttttattgtttagcaGTTCATCAATAGTATCAAAAGCATTTGCTTTATGGAAATCAGcttttgcaacattttttgttggatTTTCCCATTATGAAGTTTATTGCATCATGTTCAAAATTTCCTTGTGCTGA
Coding sequences within:
- the LOC137401713 gene encoding uncharacterized protein, coding for MVKKGSKRMLNTGNTIRQYHRGPVLRQYQRYGCLVVGNSIERTDTRAAKVMKEVMNVLPNNTTGVELSLNKQRRWELPSYMKNKTEIESDNKDVQITVMEHRMSVPVFRPIDEWDKCTSYYSNHGAVRQCVSSTEMNVKSAKQGHRDEDHLCKLERREFKKAKQRAGFDSEVVQQASRPSYECRIAYGAKTNGQFYMELGTKGFAQTSKKNRSHTSGCSKRYLSRTHFSDDDLSMHSDADSFGDFDDYDDVITEIPSVSLSDYIVPSRRKIKQRKSELKDFVFIQ